A genomic region of Oncorhynchus mykiss isolate Arlee chromosome 2, USDA_OmykA_1.1, whole genome shotgun sequence contains the following coding sequences:
- the LOC110492759 gene encoding prosaposin receptor GPR37-like isoform X2: MLPHQETADFRRVASLGVTTFTLCALCIDRFRAANNVQMYYEMIENCASTAAKLAVIWIGALLLALPELLIRQLVTEDGEPPDVTPCQRCVVRISTELPDTLYMLGLTYDGARLWWYFGCYFCLPTLFTIGSSLVTACKIRQAERACVRGNKKQIHQESQMNCTVVALAILYGFCIIPENICNIVTVYMAAGIPRRTLDILHLVSQLLLFCKSAVTPVLLFCLCQPFSRAFLDCCCCCCDECGPPRSSTSATTSEENEHECTTTDLELSPFSTVHREASSSYTTAATHC; the protein is encoded by the exons ATGCTACCACACCAGGAAACTGCAGACTTTAGACGG GTCGCCTCCCTAGGGGTTACCACCTTTACCCTGTGCGCTTTGTGCATCGACCGCTTCCGCGCTGCCAACAACGTCCAGATGTACTATGAGATGATTGAGAACTGTGCCTCCACGGCCGCCAAGCTGGCCGTTATCTGGATCGGGGCTCTCCTATTGGCCCTGCCAGAGCTCCTGATCCGCCAGCTGGTCACTGAAGATGGCGAGCCTCCGGATGTGACGCCCTGCCAGCGCTGCGTGGTTCGTATCTCCACCGAGCTCCCTGACACGCTCTACATGCTGGGCCTGACCTATGATGGTGCTCGCCTCTGGTGGTACTTTGGCTGCTACTTCTGCCTACCCACGCTGTTCACCATTGGCAGCTCCCTGGTGACCGCCTGTAAGATCCGGCAGGCCGAGCGGGCCTGTGTGCGCGGCAACAAGAAACAGATCCATCAGGAGAGCCAGATGAACTGCACAGTTGTGGCTTTGGCCATCCTCTATGGCTTCTGCATCATCCCAGAGAACATCTGCAACATCGTCACTGTCTACATGGCGGCGGGTATTCCCAGACGGACCCTGGACATTCTCCATCTGGTCAGCCAGCTGCTGTTGTTCTGTAAATCGGCAGTGACACCTGTCCTGCTGTTCTGCCTGTGCCAGCCCTTCAGCCGGGCCTTCctggactgctgctgctgctgctgtgacGAGTGTGGCCCGCCCAGATCTTCCACCTCTGCCACTACCAGTGAGGAGAACGAGCACGAGTGCACCACCACCGACCTGGAGCTGTCGCCCTTCAGCACCGTCCACAGGGAGGCATCCTCCTCCTACACCACTGCGGCGACCCACTGCTAA
- the LOC110492759 gene encoding prosaposin receptor GPR37-like isoform X1: MLVLLLRLLCFSLCREVVFTQIHREKTKTNVTPRHEYAVTNGNVNKTNSRQSWHSVYGRVVNEMDSKRVHTSSASSWDVVRTLVDNMNGTVNMKRVMNERTIVRKGHSSNGTDYVTLLEDGKSESLEVEKLDTEQHPTMETRNFVYGHLNPSMRRTREGHHRNEHKRICRHKRGTVSRRRRNVKDGSKKDNKISEPTMLSDASLDALLAMWKPLPKPMAQNQSTDLPFDASDYEQFTLPDLQDYTTLIPLNPQTKRKYVKTNFYPITAESYAIMIISVIIFTFGIIGNMAIMCIVCHNYYMRSISNSLLANLALWDFVVIFFCLPLVIFHELTKNWLLGEFSCKIIPYIEVASLGVTTFTLCALCIDRFRAANNVQMYYEMIENCASTAAKLAVIWIGALLLALPELLIRQLVTEDGEPPDVTPCQRCVVRISTELPDTLYMLGLTYDGARLWWYFGCYFCLPTLFTIGSSLVTACKIRQAERACVRGNKKQIHQESQMNCTVVALAILYGFCIIPENICNIVTVYMAAGIPRRTLDILHLVSQLLLFCKSAVTPVLLFCLCQPFSRAFLDCCCCCCDECGPPRSSTSATTSEENEHECTTTDLELSPFSTVHREASSSYTTAATHC; the protein is encoded by the exons ATGCTAGTACTACTATTGAGATTACTGTGCTTTTCACTTTGTAGAGAGGTTGTTTTCACTCAAATACACCGGGAGAAGACAAAGACAAATGTTACTCCTAGACATGAGTATGCCGTCACTAACGGGAACGTAAACAAAACCAATAGTAGGCAGAGTTGGCACTCTGTGTATGGCAGAGTTGTCAACGAAATGGACAGTAAAAGGGTGCATACCTCAAGTGCATCGTCTTGGGATGTGGTTAGGACATTGGTGGATAACATGAATGGGACTGTTAATATGAAAAGAGTTATGAATGAAAGAACAATCGTGCGCAAAGGCCATTCTTCAAATGGAACCGATTATGTTACGTTACTCGAGGATGGAAAGTCTGAGAGCCTCGAGGTGGAAAAGTTGGACACCGAGCAGCATCCAACCATGGAAACGCGGAATTTTGTATATGGTCATTTAAACCCCTCCATGAGACGCACGCGAGAAGGGCACCACCGTAACGAGCACAAACGGATCTGCAGACACAAAAGAGGGACTGTAAGCCGTCGGAGAAGAAATGTGAAGGATGGCAGTAAGAAAGATAACAAAATAAGTGAGCCAACCATGCTGTCAGATGCGTCTTTGGATGCACTGTTGGCCATGTGGAAACCGCTGCCTAAACCTATGGCCCAGAACCAGTCAACAGACTTGCCATTTGATGCCAGTGATTATGAACAGTTCACTTTACCAGACCTCCAGGACTATACCACACTGATTCCTCTCAATCCTCAAACAAAGAGAAAATATGTAAAAACTAACTTTTACCCCATAACAGCAGAATCATATGCCATCATGATCATTTCAGTCATCATTTTTACTTTTGGAATAATTGGGAATATGGCAATCATGTGCATTGTGTGCCACAACTACTACATGAGAAGTATTTCAAATTCTCTTCTTGCCAATCTCGCCCTTTGGGATTTTGTTGTCATCTTTTTCTGCCTGCCGCTGGTGATATTCCATGAACTAACCAAGAACTGGTTGTTGGGGGAGTTCTCCTGTAAAATCATCCCCTATATTGAG GTCGCCTCCCTAGGGGTTACCACCTTTACCCTGTGCGCTTTGTGCATCGACCGCTTCCGCGCTGCCAACAACGTCCAGATGTACTATGAGATGATTGAGAACTGTGCCTCCACGGCCGCCAAGCTGGCCGTTATCTGGATCGGGGCTCTCCTATTGGCCCTGCCAGAGCTCCTGATCCGCCAGCTGGTCACTGAAGATGGCGAGCCTCCGGATGTGACGCCCTGCCAGCGCTGCGTGGTTCGTATCTCCACCGAGCTCCCTGACACGCTCTACATGCTGGGCCTGACCTATGATGGTGCTCGCCTCTGGTGGTACTTTGGCTGCTACTTCTGCCTACCCACGCTGTTCACCATTGGCAGCTCCCTGGTGACCGCCTGTAAGATCCGGCAGGCCGAGCGGGCCTGTGTGCGCGGCAACAAGAAACAGATCCATCAGGAGAGCCAGATGAACTGCACAGTTGTGGCTTTGGCCATCCTCTATGGCTTCTGCATCATCCCAGAGAACATCTGCAACATCGTCACTGTCTACATGGCGGCGGGTATTCCCAGACGGACCCTGGACATTCTCCATCTGGTCAGCCAGCTGCTGTTGTTCTGTAAATCGGCAGTGACACCTGTCCTGCTGTTCTGCCTGTGCCAGCCCTTCAGCCGGGCCTTCctggactgctgctgctgctgctgtgacGAGTGTGGCCCGCCCAGATCTTCCACCTCTGCCACTACCAGTGAGGAGAACGAGCACGAGTGCACCACCACCGACCTGGAGCTGTCGCCCTTCAGCACCGTCCACAGGGAGGCATCCTCCTCCTACACCACTGCGGCGACCCACTGCTAA